In Gimesia benthica, a single window of DNA contains:
- a CDS encoding 3-keto-disaccharide hydrolase has protein sequence MNLLQSSAILTCLCLFQFCTWGCAAEPGSPNQLTKQEQEQGFELLFNGKDLKNWDQSGNWEVQEGVIARTGKGGSLTLKQQPLPDDFELKFEWKVGEGSNSGVYYRPGQYEYQILDNQKHADGKNPRTSAASLYFCMPPSQDATRPVGEWNQGRIVCKGTVIQHWLNGKKVIDFDYTDPRYAWHVELLANRGAQLTDRGGVLYLQDHGDPVWYRGIKLRTIPGDESLDRSPVKPATVSDEALAAEQRKLQRIMENRARQQQKQK, from the coding sequence ATGAATTTATTGCAATCCAGTGCGATCTTAACCTGTTTGTGCCTCTTTCAGTTTTGTACCTGGGGGTGTGCAGCAGAGCCCGGTTCACCCAATCAACTGACAAAGCAGGAACAGGAGCAGGGCTTTGAGTTACTGTTCAATGGCAAAGATCTGAAGAACTGGGACCAGAGTGGCAACTGGGAAGTTCAGGAAGGGGTGATTGCCCGAACCGGCAAAGGGGGAAGCCTGACTTTGAAGCAGCAACCTCTGCCGGACGACTTCGAACTTAAGTTTGAGTGGAAAGTCGGCGAAGGAAGTAACAGCGGCGTGTACTATCGCCCTGGACAGTATGAGTATCAGATTCTGGATAATCAGAAACACGCAGATGGGAAAAATCCCCGCACGAGTGCCGCCTCACTTTACTTCTGTATGCCCCCCTCACAGGATGCGACGCGTCCGGTTGGCGAGTGGAACCAGGGGCGGATTGTCTGTAAAGGAACCGTTATTCAGCACTGGTTGAACGGGAAGAAAGTGATCGACTTCGATTACACCGATCCCCGTTATGCCTGGCATGTGGAACTGCTTGCTAACCGGGGTGCCCAACTGACAGACAGGGGAGGTGTACTTTATCTGCAGGATCATGGTGATCCGGTCTGGTATCGCGGTATCAAACTCCGTACGATTCCCGGAGATGAATCGCTGGATCGTAGTCCGGTCAAGCCGGCCACCGTTTCTGATGAGGCCCTGGCGGCTGAGCAGCGGAAACTGCAGCGGATCATGGAGAACCGGGCCCGGCAACAGCAGAAGCAGAAGTAA
- a CDS encoding response regulator, producing the protein MKILIVDEIGFIRQSLNQKLSRHNFDTVSAESGEEALTILKTDFSVDAVLTSLFLPSMNAIDLYKAASKIERFNDEGIIPPLNFFLMVTREHGTSSPRMKEMTRDALAIGFKDLLIKPIDTELLVNKLRGSMRSSEPPPEIEEPEPVVAASTTEEIQQSTQRIDGLAVMQNSLHALKKEMCESIDILLEEVNRKVSK; encoded by the coding sequence ATGAAAATACTGATTGTCGATGAAATCGGGTTCATACGTCAGAGTTTGAACCAGAAACTCTCCCGCCACAATTTTGACACGGTATCTGCAGAGAGTGGGGAAGAAGCGCTCACCATTCTCAAAACAGATTTTTCCGTCGACGCCGTGCTCACCAGCCTCTTCCTGCCCTCCATGAATGCCATCGATCTCTACAAAGCCGCCTCCAAAATTGAACGTTTCAATGATGAAGGGATCATCCCCCCGCTTAACTTCTTTCTGATGGTAACCCGGGAGCATGGAACCTCCTCTCCCCGCATGAAAGAAATGACCAGGGACGCACTGGCGATCGGGTTTAAAGATCTATTAATTAAACCCATTGACACGGAACTACTCGTCAACAAATTGCGTGGTTCCATGCGCTCGTCCGAACCACCGCCGGAAATAGAAGAGCCGGAACCAGTTGTTGCCGCCAGCACAACAGAAGAGATTCAACAGAGCACGCAGCGCATTGACGGCCTGGCCGTCATGCAGAACAGTCTGCATGCGCTGAAAAAGGAGATGTGTGAGTCCATCGATATTCTACTGGAAGAAGTGAACCGCAAAGTCAGCAAATGA
- a CDS encoding nucleoside hydrolase, translated as MSLRSICGIVLALLLLSEVSVAREPVRVIFDTDISGDVDDVLALAMLHTLADRGECELLAVTISKINPLTGPFTDAVNTFYGRGEIPIGVTRDAQRRESRYLKLVNEKDGEEWRYPHDVRSNEDLPDAVTVLRKTLMAQPDHSVVLIQVGLAANLADLVESKADEISPLSGKELIRQKVSLVSVMAGAFEPIDGNQHFLEANIRNGIKSMQRFVNQWPREVPVIWSGFEIGIAVRYPRESIARDFSYRSHHIVREAYLLHSGPEHDRPSWDLTSVLYAVRPDDGYFTLSQPGRVTVEDDGFLKFQPEELGRDRYLEMNSEQAIRVREVLRDLVSQPPARCAP; from the coding sequence ATGAGTTTGAGATCAATTTGTGGAATCGTGCTGGCGCTGCTGCTCCTGTCTGAAGTGAGCGTTGCCCGAGAGCCGGTGCGGGTCATTTTTGATACCGATATTTCTGGAGACGTGGATGATGTGCTGGCCCTGGCCATGCTGCATACACTGGCCGATCGAGGGGAATGCGAACTGCTGGCTGTCACAATCTCCAAGATCAACCCGTTGACCGGTCCCTTCACAGATGCTGTGAATACGTTTTACGGGCGGGGAGAGATTCCGATTGGAGTGACCCGGGATGCACAACGTCGCGAGAGCCGTTACCTCAAGCTGGTAAATGAAAAGGACGGAGAGGAGTGGCGCTATCCACATGATGTTCGCTCCAATGAAGATTTACCTGATGCGGTGACAGTGCTGCGTAAGACACTGATGGCACAGCCGGATCATTCGGTGGTCTTGATTCAGGTCGGGTTGGCAGCGAATCTCGCAGATCTGGTGGAATCGAAGGCCGATGAGATCAGCCCTCTGAGCGGAAAGGAACTGATCCGCCAGAAAGTGAGTCTCGTGTCCGTGATGGCCGGTGCGTTTGAACCGATTGACGGCAATCAGCACTTCCTGGAAGCCAATATTCGCAACGGAATCAAGTCGATGCAGCGGTTCGTCAACCAGTGGCCCCGGGAAGTCCCCGTGATCTGGAGCGGTTTTGAAATTGGCATCGCGGTTCGATATCCACGGGAGAGCATTGCGCGGGATTTCAGCTACCGTTCACATCATATCGTGCGCGAAGCCTATCTGTTGCACAGTGGTCCCGAGCATGATCGTCCCAGCTGGGATCTGACCAGTGTGCTCTACGCGGTTCGGCCGGATGACGGATATTTCACGTTGTCACAGCCGGGACGGGTGACCGTGGAGGACGACGGTTTTCTGAAATTCCAGCCGGAAGAACTGGGGCGCGACCGTTATCTGGAAATGAATTCCGAACAGGCGATTCGCGTACGCGAAGTACTGCGGGATCTGGTCAGCCAGCCTCCTGCCCGTTGTGCGCCTTGA
- a CDS encoding response regulator transcription factor: protein MSDFVVYVIDDDLDVLDSIATLLSTSGYEVKTYHNVYEFLESKENSTPGCVLIDLVMPEICGIESMELIRKQRLFYPVVMMSAYGDIEKAVSAVKLGACDYLEKPFEKEKCIKAIEYARSQLNEEGGPADADSQEYLELYDNLTRREKQVFHLIADGQAGKQIANAMSISYRTMEKHKANVLNKLGISSATDIVHILYKNQRPARFSERRERRLSSILSYSNSH, encoded by the coding sequence ATGAGCGATTTTGTCGTGTATGTGATCGATGATGATCTCGACGTGCTGGATTCTATTGCAACACTACTTTCCACATCAGGTTATGAAGTAAAAACGTATCACAACGTCTACGAATTTCTGGAATCGAAAGAGAATTCCACTCCGGGTTGTGTGCTGATCGATCTGGTCATGCCTGAAATCTGTGGCATTGAATCAATGGAACTGATTCGCAAACAGCGGTTATTTTATCCGGTCGTGATGATGAGTGCCTACGGAGATATTGAAAAAGCAGTTTCAGCAGTCAAACTCGGGGCCTGCGATTACCTGGAAAAGCCGTTTGAGAAAGAGAAGTGCATCAAAGCGATCGAATACGCGAGATCACAACTCAATGAGGAAGGCGGTCCTGCCGATGCGGACAGTCAGGAATATCTGGAACTCTACGACAACTTAACCCGTCGCGAAAAACAGGTCTTTCACCTGATTGCAGATGGTCAGGCGGGAAAACAAATTGCGAATGCGATGTCCATCAGCTATCGCACCATGGAAAAACATAAAGCCAACGTGTTGAACAAGCTGGGCATTTCGAGTGCAACGGATATCGTGCATATCCTGTATAAAAATCAAAGACCTGCCCGGTTTTCAGAAAGACGGGAACGACGCCTGAGTTCCATTCTGTCATACTCAAACAGCCACTGA